A stretch of Lathyrus oleraceus cultivar Zhongwan6 chromosome 6, CAAS_Psat_ZW6_1.0, whole genome shotgun sequence DNA encodes these proteins:
- the LOC127091208 gene encoding protein MAIN-LIKE 2-like — protein MSLLTMGEAHRGTVANIATYDVSRFRTRVHELVPMDPMIQPYVELAGFGHISKIMSWSIDNKFILALCERWRPETHTFWFPTGECTVTLEDVYMLLGLRIEGKAVNGKTNYANSICMELLDTDLLDDNARGQGILLSRLKSYYNSLYLDEHSTEDARIIKTRCYIMLLLGSFLFPEGSGSSMHIMYLPLLRHIDRIGSYSWGSACLAYLYSSLCKNSHKDTSTFSGCVVLLQAWGWSRLPSLAPVNNNPFTFPYAKK, from the exons atgtctttactcacaatgggcgaagcacacagaggaacagttgcaaacatcgcaacatac gatgtatcaaggtttcgaactcgagtccacgaacttgtcccaatggacccgatgattcaaccttatgttgaactcgccggttttggtcacattagcaagattatgtcttggtctatagataacaagttcattctagccttatgcgaaagatggaggccagagacacacacattttggtttccaaccggtgagtgtaccgtgacgttagaagacgtctacatgcttttaggactacgaattgaaggcaaagctgttaatggtaagaccaactatgcaaactcaatttgcatggagcttttagacactgatttgttagatgataatgctagaggtcaaggtatactactctcacgcctaaagtcatattataatagtttatatttagatgagcattctaccgaagatgctcgaataatcAAAACTAgatgttacattatgttgttactaggatcctttttatttcccgaaggtagtggttctagcatgcatattatgtacttacctttacttagacatatagatagaataggtagttacagttggggatccgcatgtctagcctatctctatagttcgttgtgcaaaaactcccacaaagacacatcgacattttctggatgtgttgttttgctacaagcatggggatggtcaagactaccgtctctagcaccggtcaataacaaccccttcacttttccatatgcaaaaaagtaa